In Paenibacillus sp. BIC5C1, a genomic segment contains:
- the cobT gene encoding nicotinate-nucleotide--dimethylbenzimidazole phosphoribosyltransferase, with translation MNNEQVLEQLIGRIVGPHEAVAAEASAHVDALTKPPGSLGKLEQLVIRLAGITGEARPCFDRRAVIVMAADHGVVEEGISAFPAEVTPQMVLNFLAGGAAVNVLARHAGAHVICVDIGVNADLDHPDLVSRKVRKGTANMAKGAAMTRGEAIQAILAGAEVVSTEVAKGTQLFVTGEMGIGNTTASAAVMCALTGTAPASAVGRGTGLDDVGLQRKAAVVSQALSVNAPDADDPLDVLCKVGGLEIAGLTGVILAAAANGCPVVVDGFISTAAALIASHFAPLSTEYMIASHTSHESGHAALLRELGLKPMLDLDMRLGEGTGGVLSLHLIDASCRILNEMATFASAGVSDGTTESQPTESISASADSSVQGEVSS, from the coding sequence ATGAATAATGAACAGGTGTTGGAACAGTTGATTGGTCGGATCGTGGGTCCACATGAGGCAGTTGCGGCTGAAGCTTCCGCGCATGTTGATGCATTGACGAAGCCTCCCGGCAGTCTGGGCAAGCTTGAACAGCTAGTTATTCGTCTGGCGGGAATCACTGGTGAGGCTCGGCCTTGCTTTGATCGAAGAGCTGTCATCGTTATGGCTGCGGATCATGGGGTGGTTGAAGAAGGGATTAGCGCTTTTCCTGCTGAGGTAACGCCGCAGATGGTTCTGAATTTCTTGGCAGGGGGAGCCGCTGTCAATGTGCTTGCGCGCCACGCTGGAGCTCATGTGATCTGTGTGGATATCGGCGTGAATGCGGATCTGGATCATCCAGACCTGGTCTCCCGCAAAGTCCGTAAAGGAACAGCTAACATGGCGAAGGGTGCTGCAATGACCCGGGGCGAAGCGATTCAGGCCATTCTTGCAGGTGCTGAAGTGGTCTCCACTGAGGTTGCGAAGGGAACGCAGTTATTTGTGACCGGAGAGATGGGGATCGGGAATACAACTGCTAGCGCTGCGGTAATGTGTGCATTAACCGGAACAGCACCTGCTTCAGCGGTTGGCCGGGGAACAGGCTTAGATGATGTCGGTTTGCAGCGCAAAGCCGCAGTAGTCAGCCAAGCCCTCAGCGTGAATGCTCCAGATGCAGACGATCCACTCGATGTACTGTGCAAAGTGGGCGGACTGGAGATTGCCGGACTGACAGGTGTGATTCTCGCTGCTGCTGCAAACGGATGCCCCGTTGTCGTGGATGGATTTATCTCCACCGCTGCCGCGTTGATTGCAAGTCATTTTGCTCCGCTCAGCACAGAATACATGATTGCTTCCCATACATCGCATGAAAGTGGACATGCAGCGTTGCTGCGTGAGCTGGGTCTGAAGCCCATGCTGGATCTGGACATGCGACTGGGTGAAGGTACCGGAGGCGTGCTCAGTCTTCATCTGATTGATGCGTCATGTCGCATTCTGAATGAGATGGCGACATTTGCAAGTGCGGGTGTATCTGATGGCACAACGGAGTCTCAACCTACAGAGTCTATATCAGCTTCTGCTGATTCATCTGTTCAAGGAGAGGTATCCTCATGA
- a CDS encoding ABC transporter ATP-binding protein, with protein sequence MSTFMKTDLTKSRPMIEVKEAGKMYGNHRALHAVDWQVTEGEWWGVVGPNGSGKSTLLQLLAGTEQPNVGSIQIDGRDISSYTRKDLSRMIAVLQQDGLPAISYPVRDVVEMGRYPYQNWLGKEPSNGAAVVDKVLEELGLSDMAERPLDALSGGQRQRVALAKVMAQEPRLLLLDEPTTFLDIKYQLQFMELLSAWRQKNHITIVAVLHDLNLAAQFCDHILALRDGTCVSSGTPHSLMTEENIREIFRVSPAMVNHPDNGLPQLLLRREKK encoded by the coding sequence ATGAGTACATTCATGAAAACAGACCTTACCAAAAGTCGGCCGATGATAGAAGTCAAAGAAGCTGGTAAAATGTATGGTAACCATCGGGCTCTGCATGCAGTGGACTGGCAAGTCACAGAGGGCGAATGGTGGGGTGTTGTTGGTCCAAACGGCAGTGGAAAATCGACCCTTCTTCAGCTACTTGCCGGAACCGAACAGCCGAACGTAGGCAGCATACAGATTGATGGACGTGACATTTCCTCGTACACCCGTAAAGATCTGTCGCGCATGATTGCGGTTTTGCAGCAGGATGGACTGCCGGCCATCTCTTATCCCGTAAGGGATGTTGTCGAGATGGGACGTTACCCTTACCAGAATTGGCTTGGCAAAGAACCGTCGAATGGAGCAGCGGTAGTTGATAAGGTGTTAGAAGAGTTGGGTCTGAGTGACATGGCCGAACGACCTTTGGATGCACTGAGTGGCGGACAACGGCAGCGGGTTGCGCTTGCCAAAGTCATGGCTCAGGAACCGAGGCTATTATTGCTTGACGAGCCAACGACCTTTCTCGATATCAAATATCAATTGCAATTCATGGAGTTATTATCAGCGTGGCGTCAAAAAAATCATATTACCATTGTGGCGGTGCTGCATGATCTGAACCTGGCCGCGCAATTTTGCGATCATATTCTGGCGCTGCGTGACGGGACTTGTGTAAGCAGTGGCACCCCCCATTCGTTAATGACGGAAGAGAACATTCGGGAGATCTTCCGGGTGAGCCCGGCCATGGTGAATCATCCCGACAATGGATTGCCACAGCTTTTGCTAAGAAGAGAGAAGAAATGA
- the cobS gene encoding adenosylcobinamide-GDP ribazoletransferase yields MSKGDLEQKHAAAAAFQFLSRFPVKIQLDFVPPLLRESVVYYPLVGAVIGLCVWLGGALTGALLPSFPAAVLTLTLWVWLTGGLHLDGWMDTADGLLSYRTRERMLEIMKDSRVGAMGVIACVLLLMMKASLIADFIARGNWAYGALLILPMIWSRWFMVYAMASWPNARKDDGLAVLFKGLGERREVQRARSSAVGLTILAGVITWAVVWIFQPDTAMFQVLATENGLGTLPWWLYPVAAIIVVPLAGYVIGKFIAGRISERLGGLTGDTYGAMNELLEAALLTVLSLLQGFFLI; encoded by the coding sequence ATGAGTAAAGGTGACCTTGAACAAAAACATGCGGCTGCGGCCGCTTTTCAATTTCTATCCCGGTTTCCGGTAAAAATACAGCTTGATTTCGTCCCGCCATTGTTGAGGGAAAGTGTGGTGTATTACCCGCTGGTTGGTGCTGTCATCGGATTATGCGTTTGGCTGGGCGGAGCCCTGACGGGTGCACTGCTTCCATCGTTTCCGGCTGCGGTGTTAACCTTGACGTTATGGGTATGGCTAACCGGAGGCCTGCATTTGGATGGTTGGATGGATACGGCAGATGGGCTGCTTAGTTATCGCACCCGTGAGCGAATGCTGGAGATTATGAAAGACAGCCGCGTTGGGGCAATGGGCGTGATCGCCTGTGTCCTGCTGTTGATGATGAAAGCGTCATTGATTGCTGACTTTATTGCACGTGGTAACTGGGCCTATGGCGCTTTGCTCATCCTGCCGATGATCTGGAGCCGCTGGTTCATGGTATACGCCATGGCATCCTGGCCGAATGCCCGCAAGGACGATGGACTCGCTGTCCTGTTCAAGGGATTGGGTGAACGGAGGGAAGTCCAGCGTGCACGCAGCTCCGCGGTTGGGCTAACCATTCTGGCAGGTGTGATCACATGGGCAGTGGTATGGATCTTCCAGCCGGATACAGCCATGTTCCAAGTACTGGCGACTGAGAATGGATTGGGGACGTTACCATGGTGGCTATATCCCGTTGCAGCGATCATTGTGGTGCCACTGGCTGGTTATGTGATTGGCAAATTCATTGCCGGGCGTATCAGCGAAAGGCTGGGTGGACTTACAGGGGACACATATGGAGCCATGAATGAGCTGCTTGAGGCCGCACTGCTAACGGTACTTAGTCTGTTACAGGGATTCTTTTTGATATAA
- the cobD gene encoding threonine-phosphate decarboxylase CobD encodes MTGLIEVFGHGGDVETAAARFGGNPAGFLDFSANINPLGPPREVLEALEQGLHTVLRYPDPGHRAFKMLLSDRLGLTPDHISVGNGAAESMALILLGLAPRRVGTVEPGFSEYSALSRQFGAEVHHVQGREELEWRAEPEDMEKLLERVDLLFLGQPNNPNGVQYPVDVLQRLARKAETTGTILVVDEAFIDFIPESQRQSLAFTLKEYPQVIIIRSMTKFYAIPGLRLGYAISRPELIRAMTDKQVTWSVNGLALIAGEACLRSGDKFEQETMALVSHERKRLTEGLEALGCKVTRGEANFILAALPEPWTASSMQAALGERGILIRSCAMYPGLGERHVRFAVKDAEANGRMLETMGNVITPNLTTGLGARRQSDGTAIL; translated from the coding sequence ATGACCGGTTTAATTGAAGTTTTCGGACATGGCGGTGATGTGGAGACGGCCGCGGCACGTTTTGGAGGGAATCCTGCGGGTTTCCTCGATTTTAGCGCAAACATTAATCCTTTGGGTCCACCTCGGGAAGTGCTGGAGGCTTTGGAACAAGGATTGCATACGGTACTTCGTTACCCTGATCCGGGCCATCGGGCGTTCAAAATGTTGCTTAGTGACCGACTGGGTTTAACCCCAGATCACATATCTGTGGGTAACGGGGCGGCAGAAAGTATGGCTCTAATCTTACTTGGACTTGCGCCTCGTAGAGTAGGCACGGTAGAGCCCGGCTTCTCAGAGTACAGTGCATTATCCAGACAATTTGGAGCAGAAGTCCACCATGTTCAAGGACGGGAAGAGCTGGAATGGCGAGCAGAACCGGAAGATATGGAGAAGCTGCTGGAGCGGGTGGACTTGCTTTTCCTTGGACAACCCAACAACCCCAATGGGGTACAGTATCCGGTGGACGTTCTGCAACGGCTTGCTCGTAAAGCAGAGACCACAGGCACAATATTGGTTGTCGATGAGGCATTTATCGATTTTATTCCTGAATCACAGCGTCAATCGCTTGCATTCACCTTGAAAGAGTATCCGCAAGTGATCATCATTCGTTCGATGACCAAGTTTTATGCGATTCCAGGCCTGCGTCTGGGTTATGCGATAAGTCGCCCCGAACTGATTCGTGCCATGACAGACAAACAGGTCACCTGGAGTGTGAATGGGCTGGCACTGATTGCAGGAGAAGCCTGTTTGCGCAGCGGGGATAAATTTGAACAGGAGACAATGGCACTGGTGTCACACGAGCGAAAGAGATTAACGGAAGGTCTGGAGGCTTTGGGATGTAAGGTGACGCGAGGGGAAGCGAACTTTATATTGGCAGCTCTGCCAGAGCCGTGGACAGCGTCGTCCATGCAGGCTGCTCTTGGCGAACGCGGTATACTGATCCGAAGCTGCGCGATGTATCCCGGACTTGGAGAACGACATGTACGTTTTGCGGTCAAGGACGCAGAGGCTAACGGACGTATGCTGGAAACCATGGGAAATGTAATTACGCCTAATCTGACAACCGGGTTAGGGGCAAGGAGGCAAAGCGATGGCACTGCCATTCTATAA
- a CDS encoding adenosylcobinamide amidohydrolase encodes MALPFYNHYSHVQKDQNEYRSSVWPGLHVSAHERHIKASSHSAVTALSSAVYGGGMIELNRIFNIYVDRHYRCDDPPRDIADLLSEWQEPQDQCAGLLTAVRLEHTAIQEYESDEFGLLCCTTAGVSNAARAGSARTVFDAAGNKMNNGTVSQKIEKVSASTYTPGTINIMLWMNGRMTAGAMVNAVQTAVEAKAAALADFGVMDSENGLTATGTTTDALVLAVSQAAVDRPLISYAGTATVMGAAIGRLVYDTITESLQAAQEWKERNNKQ; translated from the coding sequence ATGGCACTGCCATTCTATAATCACTACTCTCATGTACAAAAGGACCAGAACGAGTACAGATCTTCTGTGTGGCCGGGATTACACGTCTCCGCACATGAGCGGCATATTAAAGCGTCCAGTCATTCTGCTGTAACAGCCCTTTCCAGTGCTGTGTATGGAGGCGGCATGATTGAACTGAATCGTATATTCAACATCTATGTGGACAGACATTATCGCTGTGATGATCCACCACGTGATATTGCTGATCTGTTGAGTGAATGGCAGGAGCCACAGGATCAATGTGCCGGTCTTCTGACTGCGGTTCGATTGGAGCACACAGCGATCCAGGAATATGAAAGCGATGAGTTCGGATTACTTTGCTGCACTACAGCAGGGGTATCCAATGCTGCACGGGCAGGTTCTGCAAGAACCGTATTCGATGCTGCGGGGAATAAGATGAACAATGGGACGGTGTCCCAGAAAATTGAGAAGGTTTCGGCTTCAACCTATACTCCCGGTACGATCAATATTATGTTGTGGATGAATGGGCGTATGACTGCAGGGGCTATGGTGAACGCCGTTCAGACTGCGGTAGAGGCGAAGGCTGCTGCGTTAGCTGATTTCGGTGTGATGGATTCAGAGAATGGTCTGACTGCAACCGGAACAACAACGGATGCCCTCGTACTCGCGGTCAGCCAGGCTGCAGTAGATAGACCGCTCATCAGTTACGCCGGGACGGCTACGGTCATGGGTGCTGCTATCGGCAGGCTGGTGTATGACACGATAACGGAAAGCCTGCAAGCCGCGCAGGAATGGAAAGAGAGGAATAACAAGCAATGA
- a CDS encoding lipoate--protein ligase, which translates to MLFVDNQGITDPSVNLAIEEYILKHLPMDDSYLLFYINRPSIIIGKHQNTIEEINIEYVQDNGVQVVRRLSGGGAVYHDLGNLNFSFITKDDGQSFHNFRKFTQPVVEALQELGVNAELTGRNDLQVGEKKISGNAQFSTRGRMFSHGTLMFNLNLDHVQASLNVNPEKFKSKSTKSVRSRVANIRDLIDSNLTIEQFRDELLRHIFRMEPQDVPQYELTEKDWDKINEISAERYNNWDWNYGLSPESNVKHTRKFPVGIIDLRMNIKDGRIEDIKIFGDFFGVGDVADIEDMLRGKRYEESEVRTALEGLDVKHYFGNLELEDFIGLIFLEE; encoded by the coding sequence ATGCTGTTTGTTGATAACCAGGGCATTACAGATCCTTCTGTAAACCTCGCCATTGAGGAATACATTCTGAAGCATCTGCCGATGGATGACAGTTACTTGTTGTTTTACATCAACCGCCCGTCCATTATTATCGGAAAACACCAGAATACCATTGAAGAGATCAACATTGAGTATGTTCAGGATAACGGTGTTCAAGTCGTACGTCGTCTTTCGGGAGGCGGAGCCGTTTATCACGATCTGGGCAACCTTAATTTCAGCTTTATTACCAAGGATGACGGACAATCCTTCCACAACTTCCGCAAATTCACGCAGCCTGTGGTGGAAGCCCTGCAAGAACTTGGGGTTAATGCCGAACTGACGGGACGTAACGATCTGCAAGTTGGAGAGAAGAAAATTTCCGGCAATGCCCAATTCTCTACACGTGGCCGCATGTTCAGTCACGGTACATTAATGTTTAACCTGAACCTCGATCACGTCCAGGCTTCACTCAACGTTAATCCAGAGAAGTTCAAGTCCAAGAGCACCAAATCCGTACGTAGCCGTGTTGCCAATATTCGTGATCTGATTGACAGCAATCTGACCATTGAACAATTCCGGGACGAGCTGCTGCGTCATATTTTCCGTATGGAACCACAAGATGTTCCTCAATATGAACTCACAGAGAAAGACTGGGACAAGATCAACGAAATCTCTGCTGAGCGTTATAACAATTGGGACTGGAACTACGGGCTTTCCCCGGAAAGCAATGTGAAGCATACACGTAAATTCCCTGTCGGCATCATTGATCTGCGCATGAATATCAAAGATGGACGCATTGAAGATATCAAAATCTTTGGTGATTTCTTCGGCGTAGGCGATGTAGCGGATATCGAAGATATGCTGCGCGGCAAGCGTTACGAGGAATCCGAGGTGCGTACTGCACTTGAGGGTCTGGATGTAAAACATTACTTCGGCAACCTGGAGCTGGAGGACTTTATCGGCCTCATTTTCCTGGAGGAGTAG
- the cbiB gene encoding adenosylcobinamide-phosphate synthase CbiB, whose translation MAGAWIIVGAYILDRCIGDPRWIPHPVIGMGKAISALERTIRRRVDSNQALKRAGVLFPILIAGGSFALTWGLIYVLGLIHPAVAVVAEVVLIATTIASKGLKDAGMDVYRHLSEQDWTAARRSLGMIVGRDTEHLDEPEIVRGTVETVAENIVDAIVSPLFYALIGGAPLAMAYRAVNTLDSMVGYKNEKYLHLGWASARLDDWANWIPARLTALLLIMGAWFMKLDARGAARMVSRDARLHPSPNSGFPESAVAGALGIRLGGHNVYHGVASFRAYMGEPTRRMEAEDIVRTTRLMFWSAGSFVLVCWLVTLGVWSAGGGLLWR comes from the coding sequence ATGGCTGGAGCCTGGATTATTGTAGGAGCATACATATTGGATCGCTGCATCGGTGATCCACGCTGGATTCCTCATCCGGTGATTGGCATGGGAAAGGCCATCTCAGCTCTGGAGCGGACGATAAGGAGGCGGGTGGATTCAAACCAGGCTCTCAAAAGAGCTGGTGTATTATTTCCCATTTTGATTGCAGGCGGTTCTTTTGCACTGACTTGGGGATTAATCTATGTGCTGGGTCTTATTCATCCGGCTGTTGCGGTTGTGGCAGAAGTGGTTCTAATCGCGACCACCATTGCCTCGAAAGGTTTGAAGGATGCAGGTATGGACGTTTACCGCCATCTGAGTGAGCAGGATTGGACTGCGGCGAGACGTTCACTGGGCATGATTGTCGGGCGTGATACGGAACATCTGGATGAACCGGAGATTGTGAGGGGAACGGTAGAGACTGTGGCGGAGAATATCGTGGATGCCATCGTCTCTCCACTGTTCTATGCCCTGATTGGTGGTGCACCACTTGCCATGGCCTATCGGGCGGTAAATACCCTGGATTCCATGGTGGGTTATAAAAATGAGAAATATCTTCATCTCGGCTGGGCGTCCGCCCGTCTGGATGATTGGGCCAATTGGATTCCCGCGCGACTTACCGCTTTGCTGTTGATTATGGGAGCTTGGTTCATGAAGCTGGATGCCAGAGGGGCAGCACGCATGGTGTCCCGGGATGCACGACTTCACCCAAGCCCAAATAGCGGTTTTCCCGAGTCGGCGGTGGCCGGAGCGCTGGGTATAAGACTTGGTGGACATAACGTATATCATGGCGTGGCTTCATTTCGCGCATATATGGGCGAGCCTACAAGACGGATGGAAGCAGAAGATATTGTACGAACAACACGGCTTATGTTCTGGTCGGCAGGTTCTTTTGTTTTAGTATGTTGGTTGGTCACCTTAGGGGTATGGTCTGCTGGAGGTGGACTGTTATGGAGATAG
- the cobU gene encoding bifunctional adenosylcobinamide kinase/adenosylcobinamide-phosphate guanylyltransferase, with product MSVLVTGGARSGKSSFAERLCMQRSSEAWYVATAQAYDDEMRERIRLHQSQRDEAGYLWHTVEEPLALPELITRMGESHTGTSAPTILVDCLTLWLSNVLLAHEHEPVQVLYDHMDALVAAIQSYPGLLVLVTNEVGDGIVPEYALGRRYRDLAGILNQRIAAICREVFLVTVGIAIELKSREYRL from the coding sequence ATGAGTGTTCTCGTGACGGGCGGGGCGCGAAGTGGCAAAAGTTCGTTTGCCGAGCGTCTCTGTATGCAGCGATCCTCTGAGGCTTGGTATGTCGCTACGGCTCAAGCTTATGATGACGAGATGCGTGAGCGTATACGTCTGCATCAGAGCCAGCGGGATGAAGCAGGATATCTATGGCATACGGTGGAGGAACCGCTGGCTTTGCCTGAGTTAATTACACGAATGGGAGAGTCCCATACAGGTACGTCTGCACCGACCATTCTGGTAGATTGTCTGACACTGTGGCTCAGCAATGTACTGTTAGCGCATGAACATGAACCTGTTCAGGTGCTGTACGATCATATGGACGCGCTGGTAGCGGCCATCCAGTCGTACCCGGGTCTGCTCGTGCTTGTCACCAATGAAGTAGGGGACGGCATTGTGCCGGAGTATGCGCTGGGCAGAAGATATCGGGATCTGGCAGGCATTCTCAATCAGCGGATTGCCGCGATTTGCCGCGAAGTGTTTCTGGTGACAGTGGGTATTGCCATTGAGCTGAAAAGCAGGGAGTATCGTTTATGA
- a CDS encoding ABC transporter substrate-binding protein, with the protein MNTMNFKTWKGVASLLSAAMLALTLAGCGTTTTNEGTGSSQPAQEQSQEQAQTDLKTQYPLTVTDATGESFTFDKAPAKIVSVSPAETESLFALGLDEQIVGVSDYDDYPEAATKKPKMGGITKPNEESIIAAEADIVFTGISMSEESVKKLRDLGITIFKTDPKSVDDVMNNIETFGKITDHQEKAQEIITQMKQDVADVTEAVKAVKAEEKKKVYVEFSPGWTVGKGEFMDELITLAGGNNVASDLTGWNQINEENIIASNPDVILYANDVIDENSKTLDQIIKARSGWDQITAVKNDAVIGLDANLLSRPGPRVTQGLKEVAKAIYPDLFK; encoded by the coding sequence ATGAACACAATGAATTTCAAGACATGGAAAGGCGTAGCGTCACTGCTGAGCGCAGCGATGCTGGCACTGACGTTGGCCGGATGTGGTACAACAACAACGAACGAGGGTACAGGATCCTCGCAACCTGCACAGGAGCAATCCCAGGAGCAGGCGCAGACAGATCTCAAAACCCAATACCCACTCACGGTTACAGATGCTACGGGTGAATCGTTTACCTTTGACAAAGCACCAGCCAAAATCGTATCCGTATCTCCGGCTGAAACGGAATCCCTTTTCGCACTCGGATTGGACGAGCAGATCGTAGGGGTATCCGACTATGACGATTATCCGGAAGCAGCAACGAAGAAACCAAAAATGGGCGGCATAACAAAGCCTAATGAAGAGTCGATCATTGCAGCTGAAGCAGATATCGTATTTACAGGTATCTCGATGAGCGAAGAGTCGGTTAAGAAACTGCGCGATCTGGGTATTACCATTTTCAAAACAGATCCTAAATCAGTGGATGATGTGATGAACAACATTGAAACATTTGGTAAAATCACGGATCATCAGGAAAAAGCACAAGAGATCATCACCCAAATGAAACAGGATGTGGCTGATGTAACTGAAGCTGTGAAGGCAGTTAAAGCGGAAGAGAAGAAAAAAGTATACGTTGAGTTCTCCCCAGGCTGGACTGTGGGTAAAGGCGAATTCATGGATGAATTGATTACACTGGCCGGAGGAAACAACGTAGCTTCCGACTTGACTGGCTGGAACCAGATTAATGAAGAGAACATTATTGCCTCCAATCCGGACGTCATTTTGTATGCGAACGATGTTATTGACGAAAATTCCAAAACATTGGATCAAATCATCAAAGCACGTAGTGGATGGGATCAAATCACGGCTGTGAAAAACGATGCAGTCATCGGTCTGGATGCCAACCTGTTGAGCCGTCCGGGACCACGGGTAACCCAAGGTCTGAAAGAAGTAGCCAAAGCGATCTACCCTGATCTGTTCAAATGA
- a CDS encoding FecCD family ABC transporter permease, protein MSKKLAVYGTAGIVLLVLTVLICTGIGSVALPVRDIAGILLHRIPWVGDWIIPDWNTAAEQIIWKVRFPRVLLAVLVGASLAIAGTGFQGVLRNPLADPFTLGVSSGASVGAAFLIFFGLQYALIGIWTLPLVAFLTGVVTLWFVLALAREGRKIPTHSLILAGVVMQSFLGAVVSFLSTMSKQTINEIIYWTMGSLALRGWSYTAILFPYFVLGLIFLWSRARSLNVLALGERQAAHIGVKVDGLKLSVLAVGTLLTAGAVSVSGVIGFVGLVIPHILRLIVGPDYRLLVPLSAIGGAIFMVWADTIARSLLAPTEIPLGVVTAFVGAPFFAYLLHRNKKLRKGMMP, encoded by the coding sequence ATGAGTAAAAAGCTGGCAGTGTACGGAACGGCCGGAATTGTGCTGCTTGTGTTAACCGTGCTCATATGCACGGGCATCGGTTCGGTTGCCCTGCCTGTTCGGGACATTGCGGGCATATTGCTTCATCGCATTCCCTGGGTGGGCGACTGGATTATTCCTGACTGGAATACAGCAGCAGAACAGATTATATGGAAGGTCAGATTCCCACGTGTACTGCTTGCCGTGCTTGTAGGTGCATCGCTGGCGATTGCCGGAACTGGATTCCAGGGGGTTCTTCGTAACCCTCTGGCTGATCCGTTTACCCTGGGCGTATCGTCCGGTGCATCGGTAGGTGCGGCTTTTCTGATTTTTTTCGGATTACAGTATGCACTGATTGGGATCTGGACTCTGCCACTGGTCGCGTTTCTGACGGGAGTTGTTACTCTATGGTTTGTGCTGGCTCTCGCTCGTGAGGGTCGCAAAATACCGACACACAGCCTGATTTTGGCTGGCGTGGTCATGCAAAGTTTCCTGGGAGCAGTAGTCTCTTTCCTGTCGACCATGTCGAAACAGACAATCAATGAAATTATATACTGGACGATGGGAAGTCTGGCACTGCGTGGGTGGTCGTATACGGCCATCCTTTTCCCGTATTTTGTACTTGGGCTGATTTTCCTCTGGAGCCGTGCACGTTCATTGAATGTGCTTGCCTTGGGGGAACGACAGGCTGCGCATATCGGGGTTAAGGTGGATGGATTGAAGCTGTCGGTGTTAGCTGTGGGTACGCTGCTTACGGCAGGCGCTGTCTCCGTATCCGGTGTGATCGGCTTCGTCGGCTTGGTCATTCCGCATATTCTACGGCTCATCGTCGGACCTGATTATCGCTTGCTGGTGCCATTGTCCGCCATTGGGGGAGCCATCTTCATGGTCTGGGCAGATACGATTGCACGCTCATTGCTGGCCCCAACCGAAATTCCGCTGGGTGTGGTTACGGCTTTTGTTGGAGCGCCATTTTTTGCGTATCTGCTGCACCGGAACAAAAAGCTGCGGAAGGGGATGATGCCATGA
- a CDS encoding histidine phosphatase family protein, with product MEIEAGHGDMQSREIILIRHGTTAWNLEKRYLGHTDIGLLPEAEQELSSLREQFSNITCDALYCSDLLRCQQTLTHIAPSQAGQAKLDPRLREIDFGQWEGLTYDQLKDNPQYRDWIDAPQEVTPPDGEPWTAFAARIDSFMEESLMSFSPILHSPSMNVPKVAVITHGGVIRYMVSRLIRNQGFWDTQVIPGQAIKIRLDGDGDSWVGTRLTFP from the coding sequence ATGGAGATAGAAGCTGGACATGGTGACATGCAAAGCCGTGAGATTATTTTGATACGTCATGGTACAACGGCGTGGAACTTGGAAAAAAGGTATCTTGGACATACCGACATCGGATTGCTGCCTGAAGCAGAGCAGGAGCTATCTTCGCTGCGTGAGCAGTTCAGCAATATCACATGCGATGCCCTGTATTGCAGTGATCTGCTGCGATGTCAGCAGACACTCACACACATTGCGCCGTCCCAAGCGGGACAGGCCAAGCTTGATCCCCGACTAAGGGAGATCGACTTTGGTCAGTGGGAGGGGTTGACCTATGATCAGCTCAAGGACAATCCACAGTACCGCGACTGGATCGATGCTCCGCAGGAGGTAACGCCCCCGGATGGAGAGCCCTGGACAGCATTTGCTGCACGGATTGATTCTTTTATGGAAGAGAGTCTGATGTCCTTTTCACCAATACTTCACTCTCCCAGCATGAACGTGCCAAAGGTAGCCGTGATTACGCATGGCGGTGTTATTCGTTATATGGTGTCACGTCTCATTCGGAATCAAGGATTCTGGGATACACAGGTGATACCAGGACAAGCGATAAAGATTCGGCTGGATGGCGATGGGGACAGCTGGGTTGGAACCAGATTGACTTTTCCGTAA